The sequence TCCGGCTTGTCCAGCTCCTCGATGTTGACGTCCTTGAACGTAATCACCCGCACGTAGCGCACGAAGCGGGCGGAGCGGTACATGTCCCACACCCACGCATCCGACATGCGTACCTCGTAGTACACGTCCGGGCCGCTGGTGTGCGGGATGAGCTCTACGGCGTTGGCGAGGTAGAAGCGCCGTTCGGTTTCCACCACGTAGGAAAACTGGCTGACCACGTCGCGGTACTCGCGGTATAGCGACAGCTCAACTTCGGCCTCGTAGTTATCGAGTTCTTCAGCGCTCAACAGTTACTCCTCGCTTGTCTCGCCGGACGGTATCCCTCGGTATACGCAGTGCGTGTGGGCTGGTCGTCAGTGTAATAATCGTCGGTTCAACATCAGGTGAGGCACGCGGGGCGTGCCCGCCGAAGATCTCAGGCACCACGCTGCCACTGCGCATGCGCGGCCGCCACGTTGGCGTAGCTCATCCGGTGCTGCGCGCAGGCGCCGAGTTCTTTAATTGCTCGGGTGTGCACGGCGGTGCCGTAACCTTTGTGCGCGGCCAAGCCGTAGCCCGGGTAGCGCGCGTCAAGGTCATCCATCAAGCGATCGCGGGCGACCTTGGCCAAGACACTCGCGCCGGCGATGCAACGCGCGGCGGCGTCACCGCCAATCATCGGCAAGCACGGCACCGCCATCCCCGGCACCGGCAAAGCATCAGTCAGGATGTAGCGCGGGCCGGGCTCCAGCAGAGCCGCCGCCCGCCGCATCCCGGTCACGTTGGCCCACTGGATACCGCGCTTGTCGATGTCCGCGGCCCCAATGTGGACCACCGACCAGGCGACCGCATGCTTCTTGATCACCGGCTCGAGGCGTGCCCGGGCCGCCGGGGTGAGTTTCTTCGAGTCAGTGAGGGTGGCCAGCCCCGCGATGGTGCGATCGGGCAGGATGCACGCCGCGATCGTAATGGGCCCGCAACACGCCCCGCGGCCGGCCTCATCGATCCCCGCTACCGGCCCTAGCCCCGCCCGGGAAAGGGCGACCTCGTAGGTGCGGGACTGTTTGAGCCTGCGCACGCGCGCCACCTATACCCCCGCCTTTGGCGAGCCTGCGGAATGCAAAGCGGCGGGAGCGGCCAGCTCGGTCGGATCGACGCTGTCTACTCCACCGAAGCGGCTGAGCGGGGCGAGCACCCCGATCACCTTGCCGCGCACGTGGTCGACACCGATGGTGCCTTGCATCTCATCGCCGATGTGGGCGCGGGAATCCATGGAATTGGTCCGGTTGTCCCCCATCAGCCACAGGCGACCCTCCGGGACGGTGACCGGCCCGAAGTACTCGCCGCCGCAGGCCTGCGATCCGGTCTGCGGGTTCACAGGAGGTGCCCCGCCCGCAGCGCCGCCGCCGGTCTCGACATAGGGCTCGGTAAGCACCGTGCCGTCGACGACGATGCCGGCATCGCCAGGCTGGCACTCCACGGTCTGGCCGCCGGTGGCGATGACGCGTTTAACAAAGGTGTTTTCGTCATTGGCGCGCAGTCCCGCCCAGGCCGCGATGTTTTGCGCACCCCTCACGAGAGTGTTGCGCGAACGCTGTACCGAAAAGTCAGCGTTCCACGACGCTTCCCCAGCAAAGACGACCACATCGCCTGGCTGCGGGTCGGAACCGTAGTAGCTCAACTTCTCCACCGCGATGCGGTCGTTGGTACACCCCGGGCAGCCGTGCAGCGTCGGCTCCATGGACGCGGACGGGACCACGTACATCCTGCCCACGAAGTGCTGCACCAGGGCGAGAAGCACGAAGGCCGCCGCGGCGACGGCGACCAGTTCGAGCAGCCAGCGACTGCGGTCAGCCCTGGATATCCGGGTCATCGACACCGCCGATGTGGTTGAACGGGAAGAACACAAACTGGACCTTGCCGCGGATGTTTTCGCGCGGGATGGTGCCGTACGAGCCGTCGTCCATGTGGAAGCGCGAATCGGCGGAGTTGGTGCGGTTATCGCCCATCATGAAGTAGCGGCCCTCCGGCACCGTGATCGGGCCGAAGTACGGGCCGCCGCACGCCTCCGACCCCGTATGTTCATCCACCGGGTAGGTGGGCGGGTCCATGACGAAGGACTGGTCGGTGGGCTTTCCGTCGACCATGATGCTCGGATCCCCAGCCTGGCAGGACACGGTCTGGCCACCGGTAGCAATGACACGCTTGACCAGGTCGTTCTCATTCGGGCGAGCGAGCGACAGGAAGCTGAGGCCGTCCTGGATTGTGGAGATAGCCGGGTTGTCAGAGCGCGGCGAGTCCCACATTTCGTTCCACGAGTCCGTGCCCTCGAAGACGACGACGTCACCGGGCTGCGGGTCGGAGCCGTAGTAGCTCACTTTCTCGGTGAAGATCCGATCGTTGGAGCAGCCTTCGCACCCATGCAGAGTCGGCTCCATCGAGCCGGAAGGGATGACGTACTGGCGCCCCACGAATTGCTGGAATAGCCCCACGACAAACAGCACGGCGAGGACGATCAGGAGCGTTTCCACTATCCAGGGAAGCCCCGTGGACTTCTTGGCCTCTGTGGCGGGCTCCGCTACCGGCCCGGCCGGGGTCTTGTCATCTTGGGTAGTCACGGGAAGCGATCGTAGCAACCGGCCGCTCACACCCCAGCACACGGCGCGCTTGGGTATTCCTGGCAAAACAGTGGCGCTGTCCAGGAAATCCGGCGAGGCAGCTTCGACTACGCAAAACGGCCCCGCGGGAGGTTATCTCCCGGGGGCCGTAAGTAGCGCTCTGCTGCTGGCGGCTCACGCCACCAGCGCTACGGCGCGCGTGTTACATGCGCTCCTTGATGCGGGCCTTCTTGCCGCGCAGGTTGCGCAGGTAGTACAGCTTGGCGCGGCGAACCTTGCCGCGGCGGAGCACCTTGATGGACGCCAGGTTCGGGGAGTGAACCGGGAAGGTACGCTCAACGCCGATGCCGAAGGAGACCTTGCGCACGGTGAAGGTCTCGCGGATGCCGGAGCCCTGGCGGCGGATGCACACGCCGCGGAAGGTCTGGGCACGCTCGGTGTTGCCCTCGATGACCTTGACGTCAACGTCGAGGGTGTCGCCCGGACGGAATGCCGGGATGTCGTCGCGACGCTGCTCTGCGTCGATCTTGTCAATGATGTTGGTCATGAAAGATGTCCTTTTCAGTTTGGGATAGAGGACCCTAGCCCACAGGCCGGTTCGTATCCGTCTACACAATCAACTTCAAAATCGTGCCACACATTGCGTGGCCAACCAAATCTTTCCACCGATTTTTCCGTTCCGCTTCGGCCACCCCGGCCCCGCCCTATAGTGGGTGACCGTACCCACAACACCCCGCGGGTGCTCGTTAACCGCGAGCTGAGATCGGCGCTTGCACGCCGGGACCGCCGAACCTGTCTGGTTAGAACCAGCGAAGGAAGAGAGGTTGGAAGCCATGACGGCTGCCCACAGTGACCACTCCGAAATCCACCCCAAGCACTCCTACTCCCCTATCCGGCACGACGGCTTGGAGGTCCCGGAGACCGAAATCCAGCTGGACGATTCGCCCAGCGGCCCCAACGAGCCGTTCTGCGTCTACCGCACGCGCGGGCCGGAGTGCGACCCGAAGGTGGGCCTGAAACCGCTGCGTGCGCAGTGGATCACCGAGCGTGACGATGTCGAAGAGTACACCGGCCGCGAGCGCGACCTGGCCGATGATGGCCGCTCCGCCCAGCGCCGCGGCGCGGCCTCCCAGGAATGGCAGGGCGAAAAGCGCGCCCCTCTGCGCTCCCGGGAAGGTCGCCGCGTTACCCAGATGCACTACGCCAAGCGCGGCATCATCACCCGCGAGATGGAATTCGTCGCCCTGCGCGAGCACTGCGACCCAGAGTTCGTCCGCAGCGAGGTCGCCCGCGGCCGCGCGATTATCCCGAACAACGTCAACCACCCGGAGTCTGAGCCGATGATCATCGGCCGGAAGTTTCTGACCAAGATCAATGCCAACATCGGCAACTCCGCGGTGACCTCCTCCATTGAAGAGGAGGTGTCCAAGCTGCGCTGGGCCACCCGGTGGGGCGCGGACACCGTGATGGACCTATCGACCGGTGATGACATCCACACCACCCGGGAGTGGATCTTGCGTAACTCGCCGGTGCCCATCGGCACGGTGCCCATCTACCAGGCACTGGAGAAGGTCAACGGCGAGGCGGAGAAGCTCACCTGGGAAATTTTCCGCGATACCGTCATCGAGCAGTGCGAGCAGGGCGTGGACTACATGACCATCCACGCCGGGGTTCTGCTGCCGTATATCCCGATGACCACGCAGCGTGTCACCGGCATCGTCAGTCGCGGCGGCTCCATCATGGCGGGCTGGTGCCTGGCCCACCACAAGGAATCCTTCCTCTACGAAAATTTCGACGAGCTCTGCGAGATTTTTGCGCGTTACGATGTCGCCTTTTCACTCGGCGATGGCCTGCGCCCCGGCTCGCTGGCCGATGCCAACGACACCGCTCAGTTCGCCGAGCTGAAAACCATCGGTGAGCTCACCCGCCGGGCCTGGGAATACGACGTGCAGGTCATGGTCGAAGGCCCCGGCCACGTGGCCATGGACAAAATCCAGGTCAACAACGACCTCGAGCAAGACTGGGCCTCCGACGCGCCCTTCTACACCCTCGGGCCCCTGGTTACTGACATCGCGCCGGGCTATGACCACATCACCTCCGCCATCGGCGCCGCGCAGATCGCCATGGGCGGCACCGCCATGCTCTGCTACGTCACCCCGAAGGAACACCTGGGGCTTCCCAACCGCGACGACGTGAAAACGGGCGTTATCACCTACAAGCTCGCCGCCCACGCCGCGGACGTGGCCAAGGGACATCCGGGCGCGCAGGCGTGGGACGACGCGATGAGTAAAGCGCGCTTCGAGTTCCGCTGGCACGATCAGTTCGCGCTGTCCCTCGACCCGGACACCGCGCAGTCGTACCACGACGAGACCCTGCCCGCGGAGCCGGCAAAAACGGCCCACTTCTGCTCGATGTGCGGGCCGAAGTTCTGCTCCATGCGGATCAGCCAGGACATCCGTGACGAGTTCGGCGGCCAGCTCGATACCGCGCTCGCACAAGACACGGCCAACGCCATCGCGGACCTGGGGTTGCCCAGCTTCCCGGCGCGGGAAGATAAGGTGCAACAAGAACGCGATCGCCGCGCGAACGTCGCTGGCGAGCAGTCCATGGCGGAGCACTTCCGTGCCGGCGGCTCCCAGCTGTACCTGCGCGATCGCAGCTAGATTGCCCGCTTTTTCCGTAAAGGACTCGAATTTCCATGACCGACGTGAGACCACTCGTAGACGCT is a genomic window of Corynebacterium massiliense DSM 45435 containing:
- a CDS encoding DUF2469 domain-containing protein produces the protein MSAEELDNYEAEVELSLYREYRDVVSQFSYVVETERRFYLANAVELIPHTSGPDVYYEVRMSDAWVWDMYRSARFVRYVRVITFKDVNIEELDKPDLIMPEPNSDR
- a CDS encoding ribonuclease HII, whose protein sequence is MARVRRLKQSRTYEVALSRAGLGPVAGIDEAGRGACCGPITIAACILPDRTIAGLATLTDSKKLTPAARARLEPVIKKHAVAWSVVHIGAADIDKRGIQWANVTGMRRAAALLEPGPRYILTDALPVPGMAVPCLPMIGGDAAARCIAGASVLAKVARDRLMDDLDARYPGYGLAAHKGYGTAVHTRAIKELGACAQHRMSYANVAAAHAQWQRGA
- the lepB gene encoding signal peptidase I; its protein translation is MTRISRADRSRWLLELVAVAAAAFVLLALVQHFVGRMYVVPSASMEPTLHGCPGCTNDRIAVEKLSYYGSDPQPGDVVVFAGEASWNADFSVQRSRNTLVRGAQNIAAWAGLRANDENTFVKRVIATGGQTVECQPGDAGIVVDGTVLTEPYVETGGGAAGGAPPVNPQTGSQACGGEYFGPVTVPEGRLWLMGDNRTNSMDSRAHIGDEMQGTIGVDHVRGKVIGVLAPLSRFGGVDSVDPTELAAPAALHSAGSPKAGV
- the lepB gene encoding signal peptidase I — translated: MTTQDDKTPAGPVAEPATEAKKSTGLPWIVETLLIVLAVLFVVGLFQQFVGRQYVIPSGSMEPTLHGCEGCSNDRIFTEKVSYYGSDPQPGDVVVFEGTDSWNEMWDSPRSDNPAISTIQDGLSFLSLARPNENDLVKRVIATGGQTVSCQAGDPSIMVDGKPTDQSFVMDPPTYPVDEHTGSEACGGPYFGPITVPEGRYFMMGDNRTNSADSRFHMDDGSYGTIPRENIRGKVQFVFFPFNHIGGVDDPDIQG
- the rplS gene encoding 50S ribosomal protein L19, whose translation is MTNIIDKIDAEQRRDDIPAFRPGDTLDVDVKVIEGNTERAQTFRGVCIRRQGSGIRETFTVRKVSFGIGVERTFPVHSPNLASIKVLRRGKVRRAKLYYLRNLRGKKARIKERM
- the thiC gene encoding phosphomethylpyrimidine synthase ThiC; its protein translation is MTAAHSDHSEIHPKHSYSPIRHDGLEVPETEIQLDDSPSGPNEPFCVYRTRGPECDPKVGLKPLRAQWITERDDVEEYTGRERDLADDGRSAQRRGAASQEWQGEKRAPLRSREGRRVTQMHYAKRGIITREMEFVALREHCDPEFVRSEVARGRAIIPNNVNHPESEPMIIGRKFLTKINANIGNSAVTSSIEEEVSKLRWATRWGADTVMDLSTGDDIHTTREWILRNSPVPIGTVPIYQALEKVNGEAEKLTWEIFRDTVIEQCEQGVDYMTIHAGVLLPYIPMTTQRVTGIVSRGGSIMAGWCLAHHKESFLYENFDELCEIFARYDVAFSLGDGLRPGSLADANDTAQFAELKTIGELTRRAWEYDVQVMVEGPGHVAMDKIQVNNDLEQDWASDAPFYTLGPLVTDIAPGYDHITSAIGAAQIAMGGTAMLCYVTPKEHLGLPNRDDVKTGVITYKLAAHAADVAKGHPGAQAWDDAMSKARFEFRWHDQFALSLDPDTAQSYHDETLPAEPAKTAHFCSMCGPKFCSMRISQDIRDEFGGQLDTALAQDTANAIADLGLPSFPAREDKVQQERDRRANVAGEQSMAEHFRAGGSQLYLRDRS